The Planctomycetia bacterium genomic interval GCCTCGCCGTGGCACTGGGCATCGGTGCCGCAACCCTGCTCGGATCCATTGGCAGTCACGTGGCGTTCGCCCAAACGGCGGCGGCACCCGTCGAGATCGTCTACGCGACGTTCCTCGACCCCAACAACCAAAACGATCCGCGCGCGGCGGCGCAGATGAAGGCGATCGCGGCGTTCGAGAAGGCCAATCCGGGGATCAAGGTCAAGGTGCAGGTCGACTCGACGCAGCAGGCGACGCTGCGCGCGCTGCGGAGCCGATCGGCGACACCTGACCTCTTCCGGGTCGCGAATTTTTCGTTGCCGGAGTTCGTTGCGACCAACAGCATGGTCCCGATGGATGACCTGCTGAAGCGCGACAACGTCAGCCAGTCCGATTTCCTGATTCCGCTGGCGGCCGGCGCCATCAACGGCAAGATCTACGGGATGCAGCAGGACTACCGGATTCCGGTGCTGCTCTATCGGAAGAAACTGCTGCAGCAGGTGGACCAAAAGCCGCCGGCGACATGGGACGACGTCTGTGTAGTGGGCGGCAAGCTCAGCGCTCTGCCCAACATCGTCGGCTACGCGGTTCCGGTCGGGACCAGCGGGGGCTTGGGCGGCGCGCAGCCGCTGGCCGAGAATCTGTTCAGCTCGATGGTCTCCGAGGACGGCGGCAAGTATTTCGCTGACAACAATCGCGAGTTCGTCGCCCCCAAGGCGCAGGTGATCAGGTCGCTGCAGACGATCAAGGACCTGTACGGCAAGTGCAAGGCGACGCCGATGACGAGCGTGCAATTCGGCTACACCGAGGTGCACGACGGCCTGCGCGCCGGCACTGTCGCGATGGCGACCTTCGGCCTCTTTCGCTTCCGCGCGATCGAAAGCGGCGGCGCGGGCGAGGATCTTGGCTGGGCACCGCCGCCTGCGTACGGCAAGCAGGTCACGTACGGCTTCATGGTGTCGATCAACTCCAACACGGCGAATCGGGAGGCGGCGTGGCAGTTCGCGAAGTTCATGGGCAGCCCGGAAGGCCAGGCGATCACCGCGGAAGGCGGCGAAGTCGTCGCCCGCACGTCGGTTTACAACAATCCGTACTTCGCGACCCCCGCGGGCCTGCGGCAGAAGGAGTGGTCCCAACTCGTGAAGGAACGCGGGCAAATGGTGAACTACTCGCTCCTGACCACGACGTTCAACCAGATCCTCGGCGACGCCGTGCAGCGCATGCTGCTGCGAAACGGCACGCCCGAAGAGGCGTACGCCGAGATCGACACGAAGTACAAGGAAGCGCTCGCCAAGTCGCCCTGACGCAAAGCCGCGACCGGCCCCTCCGGCCGGTCGCCACCCCACGGAGAAGTCAATGCGCGCAGGTATTGTCGGAATGTGCGGCTGGGCCAGCAACGCCATACCGCCATCGATGTCGGTGGCCGACAATACGCGCGCGCCGAGTAACGTGGACGCGATCCTGGCAGCGAAACAATGACCACGCCGCTCTCTGGACAGACGGCCATCGTGACCGGCGGTGCGCGCGGCATCGGGTATGCCATCGCGCAGCGGCTCGCGGCCGACGGTTGCCGCATCGTCGTCTGGGACATCGACGTCACATTGATCGGCACTGCCGGTGAATTTCAGCCCGCGCTGGCTCAGCGTGTGGACGTGACGAGCGTCACCTCGATCGGCGCCGCGTTC includes:
- a CDS encoding extracellular solute-binding protein, whose amino-acid sequence is MNIPVVLKPQAGLGTRLAVALGIGAATLLGSIGSHVAFAQTAAAPVEIVYATFLDPNNQNDPRAAAQMKAIAAFEKANPGIKVKVQVDSTQQATLRALRSRSATPDLFRVANFSLPEFVATNSMVPMDDLLKRDNVSQSDFLIPLAAGAINGKIYGMQQDYRIPVLLYRKKLLQQVDQKPPATWDDVCVVGGKLSALPNIVGYAVPVGTSGGLGGAQPLAENLFSSMVSEDGGKYFADNNREFVAPKAQVIRSLQTIKDLYGKCKATPMTSVQFGYTEVHDGLRAGTVAMATFGLFRFRAIESGGAGEDLGWAPPPAYGKQVTYGFMVSINSNTANREAAWQFAKFMGSPEGQAITAEGGEVVARTSVYNNPYFATPAGLRQKEWSQLVKERGQMVNYSLLTTTFNQILGDAVQRMLLRNGTPEEAYAEIDTKYKEALAKSP